The genomic segment ACATTGGCTCGTGATTGTTGTAAGGTAGTTGTATAAAATGGTGCAATGTGAATATTTACTTGGTATCGACGCCTGTGGTGGCTCTTATAGACACAACCCCAGTGTGCAGCTTTCTTCTTAACCGCACAACTTATTAAGCTTACAAAATCGTGGCTAGGCATTTGAATGAAGTATCCtatcattaaaaattaaaggaaaaaaataaatgaaaatgtaatatgGAAGGAACTTATTGGCGAGAATGGAGGAAGCTCCGCATACGCCTTGCAATACAAAATATCACAATAAAACAATAGTTAATACTATTCGTCAaaatctctctctctctctctctttctctgaGTTTCTCTGCAAAGGGAAATCTGTACTACAAAAAGATAGAAGTGATAAACGCGTGCCATAAGTTGACACAATTGTGATAACAAGCGTCGGTGTTTATGTTAaccaaagaaatatttatttctagtCGTTTAAGTTACTTTTAATAGTCTcaaattttgtaacattttcacATGTTAGTCATTGAAAATGAAAACGCTCTTTTATGTTGAAATATTTAAGTATAGTTGAACATTTTAACAATTAAGTTATCTGGTTTATCAGACCCTGGAAGGGTTTTTAACGGAGTGAGATAACGCAAACATATCTTTTGTGCtgtatttgtaaaaaatattcctTGGAGTTTGTAtattgtacagtcacggaatgaaaaggttcgtcagttttcaaattgattccttcaacgaatcgcgagcacatattaccttttgaaactatgttgcagaataatctcgagttagagaaaataatctttaactgttcgtcagtaaagttcaaaattattcagatcaaagttgtttgacgatttatcttgtcaagaagattattatgattgataaactaaaaccttcttgttgattcaacctgccattattatttcttttaaataaaaaaaaactattgtcaattggtcaatgtcaacattgcattgcactaatgggatagaaaaataaacaagcaaaaccttattcgttagcaaacgtcatatttatttaaatgttagcagcactgtttcttgcactgttatgttggcaggtttgactctcacagcacctagtgcaagcgaaaaccgacactaaggtgacgaaccttttcattccgcgactgtacattaaatacttattaagatttttttatatttcaaacAATGTGCATCAAAAAAGATATTAAGTATACAATTTATCATTCTCTACTGACCAAAGGTGCCTaaagttttttaaatgtttCTATAGATGTTGATGACCTCATAGATAAAATGTACAAATCTGCATGCAAATTTTGCTCTAATACAGTACTTAATAAACCATAAAGAAACAATATTGAATCAGGTATCGTAGCTGCAAATTAGTGATCACATCCATGTTATTCTGTTCTTTAGTTTAGCTAAGCCCGCAGGTTACAGGAggctgaaaattattttacatatcgACTGTGGAGGAAAATACCTCCCACCTAATATTTGGtgttttaaaaactttaatgttAAATTCCTTCGTTACTACGTTAGTTTGGAGGTATTTATACTTCACCACCCATGTGACATAAGCATAATTATTACTCTaacatagtaaatatttttacacaaattgACCTAGAAACTAACGAAGTTGCTTTTGTGAATATGCTTTTTTCGTAATTATGGAATTGTTACCTGTTGTCTTCGTATGTCGCTTGATATTTCAGCATAAAACAgtttttgaatacttattttcatttgttttattgattTACTCCCATTGTGTAAAAGACCCAACTGGGCGTTACCCAGCTGCCTTCGttatggtgcgtccagactgggcgCCCGGgctggtcatcctgctcaccctgttcttgagtgagcaggatgtagAGTTTGCCGCCCAAGCCCGTGCGCCTagtctggacgcaccattataattatttacttacatgAAGGAAGGTAGATCATGAATTggtgaaataaaagaaacaagCCTTTTCCATAATAATTTATATCTTTCTTACATACTATTCTTGCGATCATATTAAAATTAGGATCTTATCAAATACTTAAATTACTTAAAGTTAGAGATTTTGAGGCAAATGGGTAATCTTtcagttgagtttaaagtattTCATATATGAATCAAATTGTAATATTTCCGATTAcaacattttttgtatttttacagTTAATGACAATGATGGAAAGTTTGTATGGTATGAGATCAATGCCGCCGGCTATTACAgtgtactaaataaataattttagttcCTCACATTCATCAAACATTCACACTACCACATACTGTACAATAAATGCAACCAAACCTCTCGGTACCTTTTAATACTTTAAAGTACTAACACACGTACCATCAGATTGGACGGTACCGAGATTATAATTATCCTTATATCAACAGCTTAGAGAGTTACACTGCACCCCTAGTTCCGTACACCAACACTCCTGGCATGGAGTCGAGAGTTCCGTGATAATCCTTCCCACTCGATACATCCTCCCATAGATGTTACAACCGGCCAGCTTCAGTATCCCAGGCAACGGTAGTGCGCTGGAACTGGGCGGCCGAGGACCTTTGTGCATGACTGGCGTATGGCTCGAGGATTCTTCTACCTTTTTCGTCGGTTCCGTGTATCTCGTTGTACTACTCGTATAAGGCTTTTGCGTCGTCGTTTGTCTTGTCGTCACTGGCCTAAACGAAGATATCGCCTTGAAAGGCGTAGTCAATGGTCGAGGCGTTGTCTTCTTGATAGCAGTCGCCTCGCCTAGCACGAGGTGATCAATTCTGTTGACCGTATTTTGGTTGTATGTGTTCTTGGGCGGTATGTACTGGTGGTGTGGCATAGGTATAAAAGGCACGAGTGGAGGTTTAGGCGGAAGCCTTCTCGTTGTTGTAGATGGGATTGTGGTGGTCCTATAAGTAACTGGAACTTTAGCAGTGGTAGTGAATTTTTTCGTGTAAGGTGCGTTGGTTGTTGTTTCGTAATTATCACTCAAAAGAAGTTTTAGAACACTTCCAAAAGAGAAACCCTCATCGTCTTCTTCCTCATCATCATAGTCATGATTCTGTATTCCactttcattttttacattgtttACTGGTGCTGTATTAGTTGTAGATGCTAATGGTGGAGAAGTGTACATTTTATCTGTACTTGTAATGTTTGTACTAACGGTGGTAGTTTCAATGTTAGCATCTGCATACGTAGCAGCAGTTCTGTTATATTTATCTTCTTGAATATCTTTGGTGCCATTATTTAATACTGTATCGTTAGAAGCTACGGGATTTTGAATGGACGGCTTAACATCTTCAGTGATTGCAGTTTGAttgttaataaaaactttagtttcGTTCTTTTTTATGTCGATCAAAAGATTAGGTCTGGTATTTGTCTTCTTATCTGTAAAGAAATGAAAAGTGTAAGGGGTAACCTTAGCAAGTATTTACTATCAACACCATGGCGGTAAGTTTTAATTCCATAactagtaaatatttattttaccttGTTCACAAAGCAGTTCTCCGCAGCACAAGTCGACCGAGCTGGTGGTGGCCGGGCGCCTGGTGCAGCCGGGCGGCGTGTGGCAGGCCCGCGGCGCGCAGTGCAGCTCGCCCCACGCGCACGTGCACACGGAACACGCCAGCGAGATGGAGTCGCCCTCTAGCACGTGCCGCCCGTCACCAGATATGCATTCACCTGGAGTTAAAACAAATAGATTTCATTAGAGATGCCATGCCATTTTGAACAATAATCAATCGCTAACATCATAATTTCAAAACTAAACTGACAAAGAATCTACCTTTGGTAATGTCCAACTGCATAGAAGTTGTCAAATGCGGAACCGACGGTGCAGATGGGGTGCTTGGATACACTGCGTAGTATTCGTCAATGATACCCGGACCCTTGGGGATGAATCCACCTGCAAAGGGAATAAGCATAATTTTATTAGGTATTTCTGGAATGTTATtctataaaatactagctgacccggcgaactttgttccgccttaatggcaataaataagcagactttttttttatttcgaacgggataaaaagtatcctatgtccttctcctggctctaaactacctccctgacaattttcagctaaatcggttcagccattcttgagttataagtggagtaactaacacgactttcttttatatacactcgacgtcaaataaatcgcacctctcgcgacaagcgttttcaaacgtatgcatccccacttcccaccaatattggtaccattcaaaagcatagttctaaccttcatttcattaaaggaaaggtttttatctcaaaaatgtgtctttagaaggatccagagtcacttcttcaaaaaataggtagttacgctagagccaacttttatggctataaaactgttatgtTGGGTTtcattgctatccatctgttaaagaggacacgtgaaatcattatttggttttataaccataaaaaatggtctaattgatcccataggtgggcccaaagtaaggtattttttcaaatcacatttatggtatatgttaatcatttattaagaaattaaatgtgtttttctttaagaatatttattgggctttcaaataacaccaatattgttggggcaccatgattgtgtgagaagaaaatcgttaaagttcgcgtcgcggaaggtgcggtttatttgatgttgagtatatatagATTCTTGATTAAAGATTGCATACCTTCAGTTTCAACAGGAGGCGAAAACAAATTCACTGATGGCGTTTTAATACCAAAAGTGGAACTAGTGGTTGGGATTTTAGTTACAGCTTTGTTAATATCTGGAACATTTGCTCCGATCGAAGTAGATATAGTATAATCATGTTCTGGCATGCTTAAATCATTACCAATGCCAGGATATGGTAAATTCGGTAAGTCGACATCTTCAGTTAAGGTGGGATACTGTGGCGATTCTACTTTATCAGATACAAAAACTGGGTATTGTGTTGGTGGATACACATCTTCCCTTCTTGTTGCGTAAGGAATTTCTTTGGTGTCAACGGCAGGGTAATAAACAGGGAATTTGTCTTCTCGTTCTAGCATTGGGTAAGTCAGTGTTTCTTTGGATGTATCGTCATCAACTACGGCATCAGCTGCTACAAATGGAATTATTCTGAAACATAAAGAAGACGTCATTTAAAATTGAAGCTAAAATTCACTAGAAAAAGGAAATAAGATCTACACATACTTCAAATTAGGTAACGATGGAGGTAAAGTTGGTTCTGTGTAATCATAGTCATAATCTTCTTTTGTCTTTTTAGAACTGTTTAGGGCATCTCCTAAATCTACCGGCGGTACAACTTTAGTTGTAGTAGTTAAAGAAGGTCTAGACGTAGAGAGGCTGTTGTTCGTTCGTAATGAGCTAGTTACATTTATAGTAAACATTTCATTCTCATCAAATCCGCCATTCACATTTCTATCAGTAATTATGTCGTTAGGATACTCTGTCATGGCTTCAATATCCATTTTGTTAATTGGAGTTCTCATATGCCCTTCTGCTTTTATTTTTTCTGTGTCGTTCATAGTGCCATTTAAGGGCACTGTTGTAGAAGATAATTCTGCGGTACAATTTATGGTACCGTTGATTACAATTTTTACAGTCCCATCGGGTTGATCTGTAGTTGATATTTTTTCTACATCTTCGGTGGTGGACGTTATTTCAGTTGTAGAAGTAACCACTGCAGTCGTTGTTGTAACAGGTAACTGCTTGGTTGTCAACACTGTTGTTGAAGTTGCATTGTTTACCGGATTTTTAGTAGAACTACGAGTAGTAGGTGGTGGATCATTCGTTTTCCTTTTAACTTTAGTTGTAGTTAGTGGTTCTTTTTTTGTGGCTGGCACAGACGGTGTATTTTTTGCTGTACTAGAACTTGTCGACATAATTTTGGTTGTAGACTCCGGCTCTACTATCTTGTCTGTATGGAAGGAGCGGTCATCATACTTTGTTGATATCAAAGAATTTTCTGATATCGGAAGGAAATTGGGTGTCGCCAATCCTGAAAacgaaatattatttacataattttatgttatttcGCAGTACGTAATgtcagaaatattttttatgcttcTAACAGAAAATTTGGTTTCTAATGGCACATTAAATCGAATAACCATCTCAAACAACTTACCAAACTTATGATCACAGTGATACTGATGCGGACAGCACTGGCCGGGCCGGAGCAGCGGCGTGCAGCCCAGCAGCGGCGGCGCGCAGGCCAGCGGCTGGCAGCGCACAGAGGCTCGCAGGCAGAAGCACTGCGTGCAGTTGGTTTCACTTTCGGCAGCCACAACCCGCTCTCCTTCGGAAATCCTCTCGCCGTTCACCAGGCAATCTGAAAattttcgtttatgatattAGTAATCAAtctgttgcggcgcttcttctcagcatttgCCAAATGTTAGTCTAaaagcgctggtagggtgattatgagacatgtagaggctccctTAGggcaaaatatacaaattaagaAATTTTTACTTTGACTTCGAGACCTACTAATGTGGCACTGTAGATCATTCATTGATACTCATACAGTTCTTACAGGCTACTTCATTAAACGTACCATGCACGTGTTTGTGGTCAGGCGGCCTGGTGCTGACGTGGTCGCAGTAGTACCGCTGCGGGCAGCAGGCGCCTGGAGCAGGCCGCGCGCGGCagccgggcggcggcggcaggcAGCGCGGGCGCACgcagcgccgcgcgccgcccaGGCAGAAGCACTGCTCGCACGCCACGCCCGAGCCCATGGCCGAGCCCGCCGCGTACACCGTGCCGCCCTCCACGCACGCTGGAAACACTCCAAGTTCATCAGTTGccatcaatgagggctatcgtttttatacttaacagttggcacccctggagattgacaggaccttactctacagtggcgccatcttgatgagtgcaattgcgatagtcctcctaccactttagcgctcaccagttggtgcttttttcttcgctactagcaagtgacaggaccttactctacagtggcgctaactggtgagcgctaaaacgatagccctcattggaatgttaaatcacagaataagtaatagtacaggtacagaaggattactccgcaagacgatttaaataaatgcgagtcttgctacgacgcgatacagtggaattcagctcgcacagcactacatACCTagaattttattcacctacaagttttgtctctttctatcgcgtgcctctgaactcttcttacgctgttagggttgctgtctagtgaaaaaactaattaatctacttatttgtaatgaggtacgtatgtaggtaagtatgcattcattatggaaaaccttgggagaggcctttgtccagcagtggacgttatttggctgaaacgaacgaacgcattctgagcagtagtcatagtaggttaggttcgtatactatcctaagaattattgattacctacatggccaacatacctttcagcatctttgggaagcgaaaaaaaaagataaatctggtagattacttttcgaatttaaacacccgaacgccgcacaatatttctgtctcttta from the Ostrinia nubilalis chromosome 5, ilOstNubi1.1, whole genome shotgun sequence genome contains:
- the LOC135071587 gene encoding mucin-2; this translates as MSTSSSTAKNTPSVPATKKEPLTTTKVKRKTNDPPPTTRSSTKNPVNNATSTTVLTTKQLPVTTTTAVVTSTTEITSTTEDVEKISTTDQPDGTVKIVINGTINCTAELSSTTVPLNGTMNDTEKIKAEGHMRTPINKMDIEAMTEYPNDIITDRNVNGGFDENEMFTINVTSSLRTNNSLSTSRPSLTTTTKVVPPVDLGDALNSSKKTKEDYDYDYTEPTLPPSLPNLKIIPFVAADAVVDDDTSKETLTYPMLEREDKFPVYYPAVDTKEIPYATRREDVYPPTQYPVFVSDKVESPQYPTLTEDVDLPNLPYPGIGNDLSMPEHDYTISTSIGANVPDINKAVTKIPTTSSTFGIKTPSVNLFSPPVETEGGFIPKGPGIIDEYYAVYPSTPSAPSVPHLTTSMQLDITKGECISGDGRHVLEGDSISLACSVCTCAWGELHCAPRACHTPPGCTRRPATTSSVDLCCGELLCEQDKKTNTRPNLLIDIKKNETKVFINNQTAITEDVKPSIQNPVASNDTVLNNGTKDIQEDKYNRTAATYADANIETTTVSTNITSTDKMYTSPPLASTTNTAPVNNVKNESGIQNHDYDDEEEDDEGFSFGSVLKLLLSDNYETTTNAPYTKKFTTTAKVPVTYRTTTIPSTTTRRLPPKPPLVPFIPMPHHQYIPPKNTYNQNTVNRIDHLVLGEATAIKKTTPRPLTTPFKAISSFRPVTTRQTTTQKPYTSSTTRYTEPTKKVEESSSHTPVMHKGPRPPSSSALPLPGILKLAGCNIYGRMYRVGRIITELSTPCQECWCTELGVQCNSLSC